One segment of Vibrio mimicus DNA contains the following:
- the yjjX gene encoding inosine/xanthosine triphosphatase, with translation MNAVKSAFTTVFPAQEWEFVGVSVASEVADQPMSDTETKLGALNRVKNAKQHHPQADYYVGLEAGIEDNKTFAWMIIESANQRGESRSACLMLPPRVLERLTQANELGDVMDEVFGTENIKQKGGAIGLLTQHHLTRSTVYHQALILALIPFINPEHYPCA, from the coding sequence GTGAATGCGGTTAAAAGTGCATTCACTACGGTTTTTCCTGCTCAAGAGTGGGAATTTGTTGGGGTTTCTGTCGCTAGCGAAGTCGCCGATCAACCAATGAGCGATACAGAAACCAAACTTGGCGCACTCAACCGAGTAAAAAACGCCAAGCAACATCATCCGCAAGCGGATTACTACGTTGGGTTAGAAGCTGGCATTGAGGACAATAAAACCTTTGCTTGGATGATTATCGAATCCGCTAATCAGCGAGGGGAATCACGCAGCGCCTGCTTAATGCTCCCCCCACGAGTGCTTGAACGATTAACACAGGCTAATGAACTCGGCGATGTGATGGATGAAGTCTTTGGCACTGAGAATATCAAGCAAAAAGGCGGGGCGATCGGTTTATTAACTCAACACCATCTCACGCGGAGCACCGTCTACCATCAGGCTTTAATTTTGGCACTGATCCCTTTTATCAATCCTGAACACTATCCTTGTGCTTAA
- the trpR gene encoding trp operon repressor, translating to MVQQPYFSEWQQVLDLVKQAAQQEQHEMLLTLLMTPDEREALIARVNIVHELLSGELSQRQISQMLGVGIATITRGSNELKSRSEQEKAALSELLVLHDDAKP from the coding sequence ATGGTACAGCAACCTTATTTCAGTGAGTGGCAGCAAGTTTTGGATCTGGTTAAGCAAGCCGCACAGCAAGAACAGCATGAAATGCTGTTGACGCTCTTGATGACACCAGATGAACGTGAAGCTTTAATTGCTCGAGTCAATATTGTGCATGAGTTATTGAGTGGTGAACTGTCTCAGCGCCAAATTAGCCAGATGCTTGGAGTGGGTATTGCAACTATCACTCGAGGTTCAAATGAGCTCAAATCACGTTCTGAACAAGAGAAAGCCGCGTTATCTGAACTGTTAGTGCTGCATGATGACGCAAAACCGTAG
- the sltY gene encoding murein transglycosylase, protein MTRLTVFKPRSLVSILMFTTVWAVGSASASTLDLEAQRAQYDKAQRWLDEKNISEYQRIRKQIANYPLTPYLDYRAFLIDLGSKPPIAVRSFIDSHQEYPFSARVAAPYLDALAQNKKWAALLQFQTQPPNGETYQCHYYNAKLQAGKRTEAFEGAKKLWLNGASIADACDPLFKEWERVGGLTDEWVLKRSLLAFEGRNRSLMVYLQKKLDGKKSQAKAQVMLELFDKPERVLAYGRKATQDPINQKLAELALQKWARSEPEAAQSTLNDIAKTQAWNREQKNRLSQFIAIRLMDTEDVALAKWRDEVVRSSDSVRLIEARARLALRENHWRELVQWISVLPEQERNSLRWQYWQGRSEIALGKKKEGAERLKPLLGQRSFYSVAAAKVLQQSVSYPTSTISLDKKLIKPHQKALTRIDELIALDKVVAAKSEWRWLLDRVSQKDKEMLAAYAANVGWHQMTITATISASLWDNNQLRFPVVHQNLFKLHGQKNGIDPITLMSLARQESALNPDAQSPVGARGLMQIMPNTARYTAKKYQLSYSNPDELYQVGKNIEIGSRYLSSLLERYDQNRILAFAAYNAGPSRVDSWLKLSQGQLDAYGFIEAIPFAETRGYVQNILMFETYYRDLMGVQGHFLNDHELNTRY, encoded by the coding sequence ATGACGCGCCTGACGGTATTTAAGCCGCGTAGCCTTGTTTCGATCTTGATGTTCACCACGGTATGGGCAGTGGGCTCAGCGAGCGCCAGTACTTTGGATTTGGAAGCGCAGAGAGCTCAATATGATAAAGCGCAGCGTTGGTTGGATGAAAAGAATATCTCGGAATACCAACGCATTCGCAAACAGATAGCAAACTATCCGCTAACCCCTTATCTCGACTATCGGGCATTCCTGATTGATCTCGGTAGTAAGCCACCGATCGCGGTGCGCAGTTTTATTGATAGCCACCAAGAATATCCTTTCTCTGCTCGAGTTGCTGCGCCTTATCTAGATGCTTTGGCGCAAAATAAAAAATGGGCGGCGTTGCTGCAATTTCAAACTCAACCGCCCAATGGCGAGACGTATCAATGTCATTACTACAATGCCAAATTGCAGGCTGGAAAACGCACTGAAGCATTTGAAGGCGCGAAAAAACTTTGGCTAAATGGAGCGAGTATTGCCGATGCTTGTGATCCACTGTTTAAAGAGTGGGAGCGCGTCGGTGGACTGACGGATGAGTGGGTGTTGAAACGAAGCCTGCTTGCCTTTGAAGGGCGCAACCGAAGCTTGATGGTTTATCTGCAGAAAAAGTTGGATGGCAAAAAATCGCAAGCCAAAGCGCAGGTCATGCTTGAACTATTTGATAAACCGGAGCGAGTGTTGGCATATGGCCGCAAAGCAACACAAGATCCGATCAATCAAAAACTAGCAGAATTGGCTTTACAGAAATGGGCGAGATCTGAACCTGAGGCCGCTCAATCCACTCTCAACGATATTGCTAAAACTCAAGCTTGGAATCGAGAGCAAAAAAATCGACTGTCTCAATTTATTGCGATTCGCTTGATGGACACCGAAGATGTTGCGCTCGCTAAATGGCGTGATGAGGTTGTCCGTAGTAGCGACAGTGTTCGGTTGATTGAGGCTCGGGCTCGTTTGGCGCTACGAGAAAATCATTGGCGAGAGCTCGTCCAATGGATTTCTGTTTTACCGGAGCAGGAGCGTAATTCATTGCGTTGGCAATATTGGCAAGGACGAAGTGAAATAGCACTAGGTAAGAAGAAGGAAGGGGCTGAACGTTTAAAACCTTTATTGGGACAGCGCAGTTTTTACAGTGTGGCGGCAGCAAAAGTTTTGCAACAATCGGTGAGTTATCCAACGAGTACCATTAGCTTGGATAAGAAATTGATCAAGCCACATCAAAAAGCTTTAACTCGAATTGATGAACTGATTGCACTCGATAAAGTAGTGGCTGCAAAAAGTGAGTGGCGTTGGTTGCTTGATCGTGTTTCACAGAAAGATAAAGAGATGTTAGCCGCTTACGCTGCCAATGTGGGTTGGCATCAGATGACAATTACAGCGACTATTTCGGCGAGTCTTTGGGATAACAACCAGTTGCGCTTCCCAGTTGTTCATCAAAACTTATTTAAGCTACATGGGCAGAAAAATGGTATTGATCCCATTACCTTGATGTCCCTAGCCAGACAAGAAAGTGCGCTCAACCCTGATGCTCAATCACCAGTAGGAGCACGTGGTTTAATGCAAATTATGCCTAATACCGCGCGTTACACAGCAAAGAAATATCAACTGAGTTATTCCAATCCCGATGAGTTGTATCAAGTGGGCAAGAATATCGAAATTGGTAGCCGTTACTTGAGTAGCTTATTAGAGCGTTATGATCAGAATCGTATTTTGGCTTTTGCTGCTTATAACGCAGGGCCGAGTCGAGTAGATAGTTGGCTTAAGCTGAGTCAAGGCCAGCTAGATGCGTATGGCTTTATAGAGGCGATTCCTTTTGCTGAAACCCGTGGTTATGTACAGAATATTTTAATGTTTGAAACCTATTATCGAGATTTGATGGGAGTGCAGGGGCATTTTCTTAATGATCATGAGTTAAATACAAGGTATTGA
- the ettA gene encoding energy-dependent translational throttle protein EttA produces MAEYVYTMSRVSKIVPPKRQILKDISLSFFPGAKIGVLGLNGAGKSTLLRIMAGIDKDIDGEARPQPGLKVGYLPQEPKLDENKTVREVVEEAVADVAHALKRLDEVYAAYAEPDADFDALAKEQGELEALIQAKNGHNLDNALERAADALRLPEWDAQVKFLSGGERRRVAICRLLLENPDMLLLDEPTNHLDAESVAWLERFLVDYSGTVVAITHDRYFLDNAAGWILELDRGEGIPWQGNYTSWLEQKDARLKQEASQEKARQKTIEKELEWVRQNPKGRQAKSKARMARFEELQNTEHQKRNETNELFIPPGERLGDKVIEVKNLTKSFDGRVLIDDLSFSMPKGAIVGIIGPNGAGKSTLFKMLSGVEQPDSGTIELGDTVKLASVDQFRDSMNDKHTVFQEISEGADIIRINNFEIPARAYCSRFNFKGVDQQKVIGELSGGERNRVHLAKLLKAGGNVLLLDEPTNDLDVETLRALEEALLEFPGCAMVISHDRWFLDRIATHILDYRDEGKVNFYEGNYTEYMDWLKQTLGAQAAEPHRIKYKRITK; encoded by the coding sequence ATGGCTGAATACGTATATACCATGTCTCGGGTGAGCAAGATTGTGCCACCTAAGCGTCAAATTCTGAAAGATATCTCCTTGAGTTTCTTCCCGGGTGCCAAAATCGGTGTTCTGGGCCTTAACGGTGCGGGTAAATCAACCCTGCTGCGTATCATGGCAGGCATTGACAAAGACATCGATGGTGAAGCTCGTCCACAACCAGGTCTTAAGGTGGGTTACCTACCTCAAGAGCCCAAACTGGACGAGAATAAAACCGTACGTGAAGTTGTCGAAGAAGCCGTTGCGGATGTGGCTCATGCCCTAAAACGTCTTGATGAAGTTTATGCGGCATACGCTGAACCCGATGCTGACTTTGATGCATTGGCAAAAGAGCAAGGTGAACTTGAAGCGCTGATCCAAGCGAAAAATGGCCACAACCTAGATAACGCACTAGAGCGTGCTGCCGATGCGCTGCGTCTGCCGGAATGGGATGCACAAGTGAAATTCCTCTCTGGTGGTGAGCGTCGTCGTGTGGCGATCTGTCGTTTGTTGTTAGAAAACCCAGACATGCTGCTGCTCGACGAACCCACCAACCACTTGGATGCCGAATCAGTGGCTTGGCTGGAGCGTTTCTTGGTGGATTACTCAGGTACTGTGGTCGCAATTACCCACGACCGTTACTTCTTAGATAACGCCGCAGGCTGGATTCTAGAGCTTGATCGTGGTGAAGGTATTCCATGGCAAGGTAACTACACTTCATGGCTAGAGCAGAAAGATGCTCGCTTGAAGCAAGAAGCCTCGCAAGAGAAAGCCCGCCAGAAAACCATCGAGAAAGAGTTGGAATGGGTTCGTCAGAATCCTAAAGGCCGTCAGGCTAAATCGAAAGCGCGTATGGCACGTTTTGAAGAGCTGCAAAATACTGAGCACCAAAAACGTAACGAGACTAACGAGCTGTTCATTCCGCCCGGTGAACGTTTAGGCGACAAAGTGATTGAAGTGAAAAACCTCACCAAATCCTTTGATGGCCGTGTACTGATTGACGATCTGTCCTTCAGCATGCCGAAGGGTGCGATTGTTGGCATCATCGGCCCGAACGGTGCCGGTAAATCAACTCTATTCAAGATGCTGAGTGGTGTAGAACAACCTGATTCAGGCACGATCGAGCTGGGTGATACCGTCAAGCTGGCCTCGGTAGATCAGTTCCGTGACAGCATGAACGACAAGCACACCGTATTCCAAGAGATCTCGGAAGGTGCGGATATCATCCGTATCAACAACTTCGAAATCCCTGCTCGTGCATACTGTTCACGCTTTAACTTCAAAGGCGTTGATCAGCAAAAAGTGATTGGCGAGCTGTCTGGTGGTGAGCGTAACCGTGTCCACTTGGCCAAACTGCTCAAAGCAGGCGGCAACGTGCTGTTACTCGACGAACCCACCAACGATCTGGACGTCGAAACCCTGCGTGCTCTGGAAGAAGCGCTGCTAGAATTCCCGGGCTGTGCCATGGTGATCTCGCATGACCGTTGGTTCCTAGATCGTATTGCCACCCACATCCTTGATTACCGTGATGAAGGTAAAGTGAACTTCTACGAAGGTAACTACACCGAGTACATGGATTGGTTGAAGCAAACTCTTGGCGCACAAGCAGCAGAGCCTCATCGTATCAAATACAAGCGCATTACTAAGTAA
- a CDS encoding PilZ domain-containing protein codes for MIEKRRFSRVLYQAPATLSQGDKQLATCIQDLSLHGLLLWSEEEPDLDTHALVNVIFTLPDSDVTLSLSAKVISIQDRIIRMAINHIDIESIGHLRRLVELNVGNDSLLHRDLEHLSDLGLHQSQA; via the coding sequence ATGATCGAAAAACGCCGCTTTTCACGAGTGCTGTACCAAGCGCCAGCCACCTTAAGTCAAGGGGACAAACAATTGGCTACTTGCATTCAGGATTTGTCACTGCACGGATTGCTGCTCTGGTCAGAAGAAGAACCGGATTTAGATACTCATGCGTTGGTGAATGTGATTTTTACCCTACCAGATAGTGATGTGACTTTATCGCTCAGCGCAAAAGTCATCAGTATTCAAGATCGGATCATCCGAATGGCGATCAATCACATTGATATCGAAAGTATTGGGCACTTGCGCCGCTTAGTCGAATTGAATGTCGGCAATGACAGCTTACTACACAGAGATCTAGAACATCTTTCTGATCTGGGACTACATCAATCCCAAGCCTAA
- the tyrA gene encoding bifunctional chorismate mutase/prephenate dehydrogenase — protein sequence MAVELNQLRDQIDEVDKQMVELLARRLALVEQVGQVKSRYGLPIYAPDRESAMLASRRAEAESKGVPPQLIEDILRRTMRESYASEKDSGFKCLNPELRSVVIIGGNGQLGRLFGRMFKLSGYQVKVLGSQDWDKADELLSDAGLVVVTVPIHLTLGVIEKLRQLPDDCILCDLTSIKAKPLAAMLQAHKGPVVGLHPMFGPDVPSLAKQVIVYCDGRGNQHYQWLLQQFAIWGASLCQIDAAEHDRGMTLIQALRHFTSFAYGLHLTKENPNLAQLLKLSSPIYRLELAMVGRLFGQDPHLYGDIILSSPENIEMIQRFHRCLSEAVELVSAGDKASFVAQFERVSQWFGGYSQQFMNESQNLLKQANDAIHRG from the coding sequence ATGGCCGTAGAGTTGAATCAGTTACGCGACCAAATCGATGAAGTCGATAAGCAGATGGTGGAGCTACTGGCCCGCCGTCTGGCATTGGTGGAGCAGGTCGGGCAAGTGAAAAGTCGATATGGGTTACCGATTTATGCCCCCGATCGTGAATCGGCAATGCTCGCTTCACGTCGAGCGGAAGCGGAAAGCAAAGGTGTTCCGCCCCAACTGATTGAAGATATTTTGCGCCGAACCATGCGTGAATCCTACGCCAGTGAAAAGGACTCCGGCTTTAAGTGCCTCAATCCTGAATTACGTTCTGTGGTGATCATTGGTGGTAACGGTCAGCTTGGGCGACTATTTGGCCGTATGTTTAAACTCTCAGGTTATCAAGTCAAAGTATTGGGTAGCCAAGATTGGGACAAAGCGGATGAACTGCTCAGCGATGCCGGCTTAGTGGTGGTCACGGTACCTATCCATTTGACGCTCGGTGTGATCGAAAAGCTGCGCCAGTTGCCGGATGATTGCATTTTGTGCGATCTCACCTCAATCAAAGCCAAGCCGCTTGCGGCCATGCTACAAGCACACAAAGGCCCTGTGGTTGGTCTTCATCCTATGTTTGGCCCAGACGTTCCCAGCTTGGCGAAGCAGGTGATTGTTTACTGTGATGGTCGAGGCAATCAACACTACCAATGGCTGTTACAACAGTTCGCTATTTGGGGCGCAAGCTTGTGCCAGATTGATGCGGCTGAACATGATCGTGGTATGACACTTATTCAAGCTCTGCGCCACTTCACTTCCTTTGCTTATGGCTTGCATCTGACCAAAGAGAACCCGAACTTGGCACAACTGCTGAAACTCAGTTCACCGATTTACCGTTTAGAGCTTGCCATGGTCGGACGGCTATTTGGGCAAGATCCCCATCTGTACGGCGATATTATTCTCTCATCACCAGAAAATATTGAGATGATCCAGCGTTTTCATCGCTGCTTAAGCGAGGCGGTTGAGTTGGTGAGTGCGGGCGATAAGGCGAGTTTTGTGGCTCAATTTGAACGAGTCAGTCAGTGGTTTGGGGGGTACTCACAACAGTTTATGAACGAGAGCCAAAATCTGCTGAAACAAGCGAATGATGCGATCCATAGAGGTTAA
- a CDS encoding 3-deoxy-7-phosphoheptulonate synthase, translated as MKKSELSDVNISDEQILITPDALKAKIPLSDKARKFIRESRQTVADIIHKRDPRLLIVCGPCSIHDVDAAKEYAKKLKALSAQLSDQLYIVMRVYFEKPRTTVGWKGLINDPHLDGSFDIEHGLHVGRQLLVDLAEMEIPLATEALDPISPQYLADTFSWAAIGARTTESQTHREMASGLSMPIGFKNGTDGNLATAINAMQAASSSHRFMGINREGQVALLTTQGNPNGHVILRGGKQTNYDSVSVAECEEEMQKSRLEPSLMVDCSHANSRKDYRRQPLVAEDVIHQIREGNRSIIGLMIESHLNEGNQSSDLPREKMQYGVSITDGCINWSTTEALLRRAHQELIPFLHNRLQG; from the coding sequence ATGAAAAAAAGTGAATTGAGCGATGTAAATATCAGTGACGAACAGATATTGATCACCCCTGATGCCTTAAAAGCCAAGATTCCGCTCAGTGACAAGGCGCGTAAATTTATTCGTGAGTCGCGTCAGACGGTGGCGGATATTATCCACAAACGCGATCCTCGCTTGCTGATCGTCTGTGGTCCTTGCTCAATTCATGATGTGGATGCGGCGAAAGAGTACGCCAAAAAACTCAAAGCACTCTCGGCGCAGCTGAGCGACCAGCTCTACATAGTAATGCGCGTGTACTTTGAAAAACCGCGTACCACGGTTGGCTGGAAAGGGCTGATTAACGATCCGCATCTTGATGGCAGTTTTGATATCGAGCACGGTTTGCATGTTGGTCGTCAACTCTTGGTCGATTTAGCAGAAATGGAAATCCCGCTGGCAACCGAAGCGCTTGATCCGATAAGCCCGCAATACTTGGCAGATACCTTTAGTTGGGCAGCGATTGGTGCGCGCACCACGGAATCACAAACTCACCGCGAGATGGCAAGTGGCCTTTCTATGCCAATTGGTTTTAAAAATGGTACTGATGGCAACTTGGCAACGGCAATTAATGCGATGCAGGCTGCTTCATCCAGCCATCGTTTTATGGGGATCAACCGCGAAGGGCAAGTGGCACTGCTCACGACACAAGGCAACCCGAATGGGCATGTGATCTTGCGTGGTGGCAAACAGACCAATTACGATTCGGTTTCTGTCGCAGAATGTGAAGAAGAGATGCAAAAATCGCGTTTAGAACCCTCTTTGATGGTGGATTGCAGCCATGCGAACTCACGTAAAGATTACCGCCGCCAGCCGTTGGTGGCAGAAGATGTGATTCATCAAATCCGTGAAGGCAATCGCTCGATCATTGGCCTGATGATTGAAAGCCATCTCAATGAAGGAAATCAGTCTTCGGATCTGCCTCGTGAAAAGATGCAATACGGAGTCTCGATCACTGACGGCTGTATAAATTGGTCAACGACTGAGGCATTATTACGTCGTGCGCATCAGGAACTTATTCCCTTTTTGCACAATCGTTTGCAAGGATAA
- a CDS encoding sensor histidine kinase → MDLILSLLQQMCVYLVLAYMLSKTPIFIPLLNISGRLDHKVSVYVLFSLFCIMGTYFGLQINDAIANTRAIGAVMGGLFGGPVIGFAVGLTGGLHRYTLGGFTDLACAISTTAEGLIGGLLHTYLLRKGKGQLLFSPSIVFAVTLFAEIIQMLIILLVAKPFDQSYALVSTIAAPMIIANSVGAALFMSILLDRKTIFEEYSATFSRRALNIAERSVGILAAGFNPDNANKIARIVYEQTNVGAVSITDREKILAFVGIGDDHHKPNTPISSQSTLDSINRNTIIYLDGKEHPYQCSLSPTCKLGSALIIPLRAGDRVIGTIKLYEPKRKLFSTINMSMAQGIAQLLSSQILYGEYQQKQILLSRAEIKLLQAQVNPHFLFNALNTISAVIRREPDKARELILHLSQFFRSNLKQNVETVTLREELAHVNAYLTIEKARFSDRLDVEIAIDESLLERNVPSFTLQPLVENAIKHGTSNLLEAGKVRIYSEVVQGGIRVVVEDNAGLYQPPSEDYDGLGMQIVEKRLTNKFGTKSGLQIEVAPQEYTRMSFIIPEQGTY, encoded by the coding sequence ATGGATCTCATCCTCTCATTACTGCAACAGATGTGTGTTTACCTTGTTCTCGCCTATATGTTGAGTAAAACGCCGATCTTCATTCCTTTACTTAACATTTCTGGCCGCCTTGACCATAAAGTCAGTGTTTATGTTCTTTTCTCACTGTTTTGCATTATGGGCACCTACTTTGGCCTGCAAATCAATGATGCAATTGCCAACACTCGTGCGATTGGGGCTGTGATGGGCGGCTTATTTGGTGGGCCTGTGATTGGCTTTGCCGTCGGGCTAACTGGCGGATTGCACCGCTACACGTTAGGTGGATTTACCGATCTTGCCTGTGCTATTTCCACCACCGCCGAAGGCTTAATTGGTGGCTTGCTACATACGTATTTGCTACGCAAAGGTAAAGGTCAGTTACTGTTTAGCCCAAGTATTGTGTTTGCCGTTACCCTATTCGCCGAAATCATTCAGATGCTGATCATCTTGTTGGTTGCTAAGCCGTTTGACCAATCCTACGCGTTGGTATCCACCATCGCCGCGCCGATGATCATTGCTAACTCAGTCGGTGCCGCTCTATTTATGAGTATCCTGCTCGATCGCAAAACCATTTTTGAAGAATATTCCGCTACGTTTTCTCGCCGAGCACTGAATATTGCTGAACGTTCTGTCGGTATTCTTGCCGCAGGTTTTAACCCAGATAACGCCAATAAAATTGCGCGGATTGTTTATGAGCAAACCAATGTCGGTGCCGTCTCCATCACAGATCGCGAAAAGATTCTCGCCTTTGTCGGGATTGGCGATGATCACCATAAGCCTAATACGCCTATTAGCTCGCAAAGTACGCTGGATTCAATTAATCGCAATACGATCATCTATCTGGATGGTAAAGAGCATCCTTATCAATGTTCTTTGTCTCCGACCTGTAAACTGGGGTCTGCGTTAATCATTCCGTTGCGAGCAGGCGATCGGGTGATCGGCACCATCAAGCTCTACGAGCCAAAACGTAAGCTGTTTTCCACCATTAACATGTCGATGGCGCAAGGCATTGCACAACTGTTATCCAGCCAGATCCTGTACGGCGAATATCAACAAAAGCAAATCCTGCTATCGCGTGCAGAAATCAAACTGCTGCAAGCTCAGGTCAATCCGCATTTTTTGTTTAACGCACTCAACACCATCAGTGCAGTGATCCGCCGTGAGCCAGATAAAGCCCGCGAACTGATTTTGCATCTCTCGCAGTTTTTCCGCAGTAACCTCAAACAGAACGTCGAAACCGTCACTTTGCGTGAAGAGCTTGCCCACGTAAACGCTTATCTCACTATTGAAAAAGCGCGTTTTAGTGACAGGCTCGATGTGGAAATTGCGATTGATGAATCCCTCTTAGAACGCAATGTCCCCAGCTTCACCTTGCAGCCTTTGGTGGAGAATGCCATCAAACACGGCACGTCTAATCTATTAGAAGCGGGCAAAGTGCGGATTTACAGTGAGGTAGTACAAGGTGGAATTCGGGTAGTGGTTGAAGACAACGCCGGACTCTATCAACCACCGAGTGAAGATTATGATGGTTTAGGGATGCAAATTGTTGAAAAGCGCCTAACCAATAAATTCGGTACAAAATCAGGGCTACAGATTGAAGTAGCACCACAAGAGTACACGCGAATGAGCTTTATCATTCCCGAACAAGGAACCTACTAA
- the btsR gene encoding two-component system response regulator BtsR, with product MLSALVIDDERFAREELAELLAESGQIEVIGQASNAIEGLKKINQLKPDVVFLDIQMPQISGIELLSMLDPETMPEVVFVTAYDQYALQAFEDNAFDYLLKPVDTERLAKTVQRLLRQHKKSDYSPLTQPSLDQIPCTGLNRIVLLPINEVEFAYSDISGVNVQTAQQKATSQLTLKVLEEKTALVRCHRQYLVNLKAIREIKLLENGLAEMITHAGHKVPVSRRYLKELKEMLGFY from the coding sequence ATGTTATCTGCATTAGTCATTGACGATGAACGCTTTGCCCGTGAAGAGCTCGCGGAACTCTTAGCGGAAAGTGGCCAGATTGAGGTCATCGGCCAAGCCAGCAATGCAATTGAAGGGTTGAAAAAAATCAATCAGCTCAAGCCAGATGTGGTGTTTTTGGATATTCAGATGCCGCAAATTTCGGGCATTGAGCTGCTAAGTATGCTTGACCCAGAGACCATGCCTGAGGTGGTGTTTGTTACCGCCTACGATCAATATGCGCTGCAAGCGTTTGAAGATAACGCGTTTGACTATCTGCTCAAGCCGGTCGACACCGAACGTTTAGCCAAAACCGTGCAGCGTTTGCTGCGCCAACATAAGAAAAGTGACTACTCACCACTGACGCAACCCAGCTTAGATCAGATCCCTTGCACGGGTTTAAACCGAATTGTGCTACTGCCGATTAATGAAGTGGAATTTGCCTACAGTGACATCAGTGGCGTCAATGTGCAGACTGCGCAGCAAAAAGCGACCAGTCAATTGACCTTGAAGGTGTTGGAAGAGAAAACCGCGTTAGTGCGCTGCCATCGCCAGTACTTGGTGAATTTGAAAGCGATTCGCGAAATAAAACTGTTAGAAAACGGGCTGGCGGAGATGATCACTCATGCAGGCCATAAGGTTCCGGTCAGCCGTCGTTATCTTAAAGAGCTGAAAGAGATGCTGGGATTTTACTGA
- the nagZ gene encoding beta-N-acetylhexosaminidase gives MGPLWLDVAGYELSAEDREILQHPTVGGVILFGRNYHDNQQLLALNKAIRQAAKRPILIGVDQEGGRVQRFREGFSRIPPAQYYARAENGVELAEQGGWLMAAELIAHDVDLSFAPVLDMGFACKAIGNRAFGEDVQTVLNHSSAFLRGMKAVGMATTGKHFPGHGAVIADSHLETPYDERETIAQDMAIFRAQIEAGVLDAMMPAHVVYPHYDAQPASGSSYWLKQVLREELGFKGIVFSDDLSMEGAAVMGGPVERSHQALVAGCDMILMCNKREAAVEVLDHLPIMEVPQATALLKKQQFSYSELKRAERWQQASANMQRLIEQFSE, from the coding sequence ATGGGACCGCTTTGGTTGGATGTGGCCGGTTACGAACTGAGTGCCGAAGATCGCGAAATTCTGCAGCACCCAACGGTGGGTGGTGTGATTCTGTTTGGTCGCAACTATCACGATAACCAGCAGTTGCTGGCACTCAATAAAGCGATCCGCCAAGCGGCGAAAAGACCGATTTTGATTGGTGTCGATCAAGAAGGTGGCCGCGTGCAGCGTTTCCGTGAAGGCTTTTCTCGCATTCCTCCTGCGCAGTATTACGCGCGTGCTGAGAATGGCGTTGAGCTCGCTGAACAAGGCGGTTGGTTGATGGCTGCAGAGCTGATTGCACACGATGTCGATTTGAGTTTTGCGCCCGTGCTTGATATGGGTTTTGCGTGTAAAGCGATTGGCAATCGCGCTTTTGGTGAAGATGTTCAAACCGTACTCAATCACAGCAGTGCTTTTCTGCGCGGTATGAAAGCTGTCGGTATGGCGACTACAGGCAAACATTTCCCCGGTCATGGCGCGGTGATTGCCGATTCGCATTTAGAAACCCCTTACGATGAGCGGGAGACGATTGCGCAAGACATGGCGATTTTCCGTGCACAAATTGAGGCAGGAGTGCTGGATGCTATGATGCCAGCACATGTGGTGTATCCGCATTACGATGCTCAACCTGCGAGCGGTTCGAGCTACTGGTTAAAGCAAGTGTTACGTGAAGAACTCGGCTTTAAAGGCATCGTGTTCTCTGATGACTTGAGCATGGAAGGCGCAGCCGTGATGGGCGGGCCAGTTGAGCGATCTCATCAAGCCTTGGTCGCGGGGTGTGACATGATTTTGATGTGTAACAAGCGTGAGGCGGCGGTCGAAGTGCTGGATCACCTACCGATCATGGAAGTGCCTCAAGCCACAGCACTGCTGAAAAAACAACAATTCAGCTACAGTGAACTGAAGCGTGCAGAGCGTTGGCAGCAAGCGTCAGCCAATATGCAGCGCTTAATCGAGCAGTTCTCCGAATAG